In the Limanda limanda chromosome 10, fLimLim1.1, whole genome shotgun sequence genome, one interval contains:
- the LOC133011433 gene encoding protocadherin alpha-3-like yields the protein MATSDSNRQRLDVWIFFCLTLLVVIQLDGISAQIRYSIQEEVKLGTPVGNVAKDLGLDLGRLVDRNLRVVSGIKQDLFKVNARDGVLLVNQRVDREELCVKTAPCVANLKAVVENPLEMHQVIVEIIDVNDNSPKFPEENYTLEVLESAVVGSRFQMEGAHDLDVGLNSLQSYKLNNNQYFRLETEESGEDGKVPFLILQRPLDREHTAQHWLQLTASDGGKPSKSAAINITVIVSDVNDNPPVCRKQKYTVTIKENAPAGTFLLIVNATDSDEGMNGEIEYSLRGKLRGLSSEPFDLDRTTGRLTVKGGLDYEEKQVYEIKVLAADKGAVSLSTHCNVLVRVEDVNDNHPEIEITSLSSRIPEDAPLGTVVALMGVTDLDSGVNGQVVCSVPGHLPFDLKPSPDGQSYSLITRDYLDKETMHAYEITITAKDLGSPALSSTKVIQVDVLDVNDNSPLFTETPYTFYVPENNKAGMSIFSVRANDADGGENAAVTYSLDRKSPGPTVTSFLNINEANGTILALKSFDFETLKTFKFHIVASDSGTPSLSSNVTVNVFILDQNDNAPVILYPVSSNGSAEGVEEIPRNVNAGHLVTKVRAYDADIGYNGWLLFSLQEVTDHSLFGLDRYTGQIRTLRSFTETDEAEHKLLILVKDNGNVSLSATATVIVKVVEPKEAFAASDVKSSTKAEEDSNVTFYLMITVGSVSALFLVSIIVLISMQCSKSTDYTSKYLPEPNYDGTLCHSIQYRSGDKRYMLVGPRMSIGSTIAPGSHANTLMLPDRRGMSGEVNIFRFLYDLICFDTLC from the coding sequence ATGGCGACATCGGACAGCAATAGACAGCGACTGGATGTGTGGATTTTCTTTTGTCTGACGCTGCTGGTTGTGATTCAACTGGATGGAATCTCTGCTCAAATCCGGTATTCCATCCAGGAAGAAGTGAAATTAGGGACGCCAGTGGGAAACGTGGCCAAAGACCTTGGATTAGATCTTGGACGACTGGTGGATAGAAACCTCCGTGTCGTGTCAGGAATAAAGCAGGATCTGTTTAAGGTAAATGCAAGAGATGGGGTTCTGTTGGTAAACCAGCGAGTGGACAGAGAGGAGCTGTGCGTAAAAACCGCTCCGTGCGTAGCAAATCTGAAAGCGGTGGTCGAAAATCCACTCGAGATGCATCAAGTTATAGTGGAAATAATCGATGTAAACGACAACTCGCCGAAATTCCCCGAAGAAAACTACACATTGGAAGTACTGGAGTCCGCCGTGGTGGGATCTCGATTTCAAATGGAAGGAGCCCACGACTTGGATGTTGGTTTGAATTCCTTACAGTCATATAAGCTGAACAACAACCAGTATTTTCGACTGGAAACAGAGGAATCTGGGGAGGATGGAAAAGTGCCATTCCTGATTTTACAACGACCTCTGGATCGAGAacacacagctcaacactgGTTACAATTAACAGCGTCAGATGGAGGGAAACCATCGAAATCTGCAGCAATTAATATCACCGTTATTGTGTCAGACGTAAATGACAACCCACCTGTGTGTCGTAAACAGAAATACACCGTGACAATAAAGGAAAACGCACCTGCGGGAACATTTCTTCTGATAGTGAACGCAACAGACTCGGATGAGGGTATGAACGGTGAGATCGAGTATTCTCTGAGGGGTAAACTCAGAGGCCTGTCTTCTGAGCCGTTTGATTTGGATCGTACAACTGGCAGACTAACAGTGAAAGGAGGCCTCGATTACGAAGAGAAGCAGGTCTATGAGATTAAGGTACTGGCTGCGGACAAAGGGGCCgtgtctctgtccacacactgCAACGTGCTGGTTAGAGTGGAAGACGTGAATGATAACCATCCCGAGATAGAGATCACGTCCCTCTCCAGTCGCATTCCAGAGGACGCACCTCTTGGCACGGTGGTGGCGTTGATGGGTGTGACGGACTTGGACTCAGGTGTAAATGGTCAGGTAGTTTGCAGTGTGCCTGGACATTTGCCTTTTGACTTAAAGCCATCCCCTGACGGACAGTCATACTCTTTGATCACCAGGGACTACCTTGATAAGGAAACAATGCACGCGTATGAGATCACGATAACAGCTAAAGATTTAGGGAGCCCCGCACTGTCATCTACCAAGGTGATACAGGTGGATGTGCTCGACGTCAATGATAACAGTCCTTTGTTCACTGAGACCCCATACACGTTTTATGTGCCAGAAAATAACAAGGCTGGAATGTCAATTTTTTCAGTGCGTGCGAATGATGCTGATGGAGGTGAAAATGCAGCAGTCACATATTCACTCGATCGGAAGAGTCCAGGTCCCACTGTAACctcctttttaaatataaacgaAGCCAATGGCACGATTTTAGCGCTGAAAAGTTTCGACTTCGAAACGCTGAAAACCTTTAAGTTCCACATTGTTGCGTCAGATTCCGGAACTCCGTCACTGAGCAGCAACGTCACAGTGAACGTGTTCATTCTGGATCAGAACGACAACGCTCCAGTCATCCTGTATCCAGTCAGCTCAAACGGTTCTGCTGAAGGTGTGGAGGAGATTCCCCGCAATGTGAACGCAGGACACTTGGTGACTAAAGTCAGAGCCTATGACGCTGATATAGGATATAACGGCTGGttactgttttcactgcaggaaGTTACTGACCACAGTCTCTTTGGTTTGGACCGCTATACAGGACAGATCAGAACACTTCGCtcattcacagagacagacgaggCTGAGCACAAGCTGCTCATACTGGTCAAAGACAATGGGAACGTGTCACTCTCAGCAACAGCTACTGTCATCGTCAAAGTTGTGGAGCCCAAAGAAGCTTTTGCAGCTTCTGATGTGAAAAGTTCAACTAAAGCAGAAGAGGACAGTAATGTGACTTTTTATCTGATGATAACTGTGGGCTCGGTTTCAGCTCTTTTTCTAGTCAGTATCATCGTGCTGATTTCAATGCAGTGCTCAAAGTCAACAGACTACACTTCTAAATATCTGCCAGAGCCTAATTATGATGGGACACTGTGTCACAGCATCCAGTACAGATCTGGAGACAAACGCTACATGTTAGTTGGACCCAGGATGAGTATAGGATCTACTATAGCCCCAGGAAGCCATGCCAACACACTAATGCTGCCTGACAGGAGAGGGATGTCTGGAGAGGTAAATATATTTCGTTTCTTATATGACCTCATATGCTTTGACACGCTATGTTGA
- the LOC133011824 gene encoding protocadherin gamma-C3-like: MGYRGQRRRVNCWWILLLCFEEGILAQLRYSVPEEVQVGSAVGNVAKDLGLDTSTLTDRRFRLVSGPNHALFQLNQNNGVLYVGGIMDREEICDGIKVCSINLKIVVESPLEIHYVSVEITDVNDHSPTFPENEQRLEIAEHTPPGTRFQIHAARDPDVGTQSVRLYKLNQNDFFDTEVRDSEGDKIPFLVLKKPLDREKKAEHNLTLTATDGGSPAKSGSLNLTITVLDVNDNRPVFSKDTYSVSLDENAPIGTLVIQLNATDLDEGLNSAIEYTFGKTQKKKVQDTFELDSVSGEIRVKGKVDFEDTEIYRLDLQASDKGQPPWTAESRVVIKIKDVNDNQPDIEVTSLSNLVPEDSKPGTVISLISVTDRDSGVNGKVICKISDNVPFDLTPSIEENMYSLVTKGRLDRETVSDYDITITATDCGEPQLSSAKTLRVQVSDVNDNKPVFSQNPYELYLVENITPGSSIFSVTATDNDLNENAAITYHIVRGDGLQGDKTSFLNVNSDNGKISALKSFDFEKMKKLKFHVVASDSGTPSLSSNVTVNVFILDQNDNAPVILYPVSSNGSAEGVEEIPRNVNAGHLVTKVRAYDADIGYNGWLLFSLQEVTDHSLFGLDRYTGQIRTLRSFTETDEAEHKLLILVKDNGNVSLSATATVIVKVVEPKEAFAASDVKSSTKADEDNNVTFYLMITVGSVSALFLVSIIVLISMQCSKSTDYTSKYLPEPNYDGTLCHSIQYRSGDKRYMLVGPRMSIGSTIAPGSHANTLMLPDRRGMSGEVRNVLISN; this comes from the coding sequence ATGGGATATCGAGGACAAAGGCGCCGAGTGAACTGCTGGTGGATTTTGTTGCTGTGCTTTGAGGAGGGGATTTTGGCTCAGCTTAGATACTCAGTTCCAGAAGAAGTACAAGTTGGATCAGCTGTTGGAAATGTCGCTAAGGATTTGGGGCTTGACACCAGCACCTTGACAGACAGGAGGTTCCGCCTCGTTTCGGGTCCAAATCACGCTCTGTTTCAGTTGAATCAGAACAATGGAGTGTTGTATGTAGGGGGAATTATGGACCGTGAAGAAATCTGCGATGGAATAAAGGTTTGTTCGATAAACCTCAAAATTGTTGTCGAGAGCCCACTGGAAATACATTATGTGAGTGTTGAAATAACAGATGTTAATGACCATTCACCGACGTTTCCGGAAAACGAGCAGCGACTGGAAATAGCAGAGCACACTCCCCCAGGTACTCGTTTCCAAATCCATGCAGCTAGAGACCCCGACGTCGGTACGCAGTCAGTGCGATTATATAAACTGAACCaaaatgatttttttgataCAGAGGTGAGAGACAGCGAGGGGGACAAGATCCCGTTTTTAGTTCTGAAAAAGCCTTTGGACAGGGAGAAAAAGGCAGAACATAATCTAACATTAACGGCTACTGATGGGGGCAGTCCGGCCAAATCTGGGAGTCTTAATTTAACAATCACTGTACTAGATGTAAATGATAATCGCCCAGTGTTCAGCAAAGACACGTATAGCGTGTCATTAGATGAAAATGCACCGATAGGAACTCTTGTAATACAACTGAACGCTACGGATTTAGATGAAGGTCTGAATAGCGCGATTGAATACACGTTtggaaaaacacagaagaagaaagtgcAAGACACATTTGAATTAGACAGCGTCAGTGGTGAGATTCGAGTTAAAGGAAAAGTGGACTTTGAGGACACGGAGATTTACAGACTAGACTTGCAGGCTTCAGATAAAGGTCAGCCACCCTGGACGGCTGAAAGCAGAGTCGTGATCAAAATTAAAGATGTGAACGATAATCAGCCAGATATTGAAGTGACATCACTGTCCAACCTTGTCCCCGAGGATTCAAAGCCTGGCACCGTTATCTCCCTTATTAGTGTTACGGACAGAGACTCGGGTGTTAATGGAAAAGTTATTTGTAAAATCTCAGATAATGTTCCATTCGATTTGACGCCATCCATTGAGGAAAACATGTACTCTCTTGTCACCAAAGGTCGCTTGGACCGGGAAACTGTGTCCGATTATGACATCACAATAACAGCTACTGACTGTGGTGAACCTCAACTTTCCTCTGCAAAAACCTTACGTGTTCAGGTGTCAGATGTAAACGATAACAAACCAGTATTTAGTCAGAATCCATATGAACTTTATTTGGTAGAAAACATTACCCCGGGATCATCCATATTTTCTGTGACTGCTACTGATAATGATCTAAATGAAAACGCAGCAATAACATACCACATTGTGAGAGGGGATGGGCTGCAGGGTGATAAGACATCGTTCCTGAATGTAAACTCTGACAACGGAAAAATATCCGCGCTGAAAAGTTTCGactttgaaaaaatgaaaaagttgaAGTTCCACGTTGTTGCGTCAGATTCTGGAACTCCGTCCCTGAGCAGCAACGTCACAGTGAACGTGTTCATTCTGGATCAGAACGACAACGCTCCAGTCATCCTGTATCCAGTCAGCTCCAACGGTTCTGCTGAAGGTGTGGAGGAGATTCCCCGCAATGTGAACGCAGGACACTTGGTGACTAAAGTCAGAGCCTATGACGCTGATATAGGATATAACGGCTGGttactgttttcactgcaggaaGTTACTGACCACAGTCTCTTTGGTTTGGACCGCTATACAGGACAGATCAGAACACTTCGCtcattcacagagacagacgaggCTGAGCACAAGCTGCTCATACTGGTCAAAGACAATGGGAACGTGTCACTCTCAGCAACAGCTACTGTCATCGTCAAAGTCGTGGAGCCCAAAGAAGCTTTTGCAGCTTCTGATGTGAAAAGTTCAACTAAAGCAGATGAGGACAATAATGTGACTTTTTACCTGATGATAACTGTGGGCTCAGTTTCAGCTCTTTTTCTCGTCAGTATCATCGTGCTGATTTCAATGCAGTGCTCAAAGTCCACAGACTATACTTCTAAATATCTGCCAGAGCCTAATTATGATGGGACACTGTGTCACAGCATCCAGTACAGATCTGGAGACAAACGCTACATGTTAGTTGGACCCAGGATGAGTATAGGATCTACTATAGCCCCAGGAAGCCATGCCAACACACTAATGCTGCCTGACAGGAGGGGGATGTCTGGAGAGGTAAGAAATGTTTTGATTTCGAAttaa